TTGAGGGTTTAGAAGATACTTTAACTCATTATCTGCATGTAGTATGTCCAAGTAAACACCCAGATAGGCTGGGTATTGAGATCTATCCACAAATAGCCTAATGGTTTGGGGGAAATATCTTCTAGTTATACTTCTTCGATTGTTGTTGGAAATTAAAAAAGGAGCTAAAAAAGACagttattgatttaatttaaataattaaaaataaatacaacagaaTGTTTGTCCAGGATTGAGAAAATCTTGTGCAAAGCCTAATATGTTGCAGCACGTATTTTATAAAGGATCAGTTATAAAATGACTgtcaaaataacataaatatttgtaaatcattCATATAACCTCTTTTGAAGAACTGGACATCTTCAGCATTCTGTCAATGTAGTCCTTGGCCTTGTCACCACGGCCCATTAGCCAAAGGAACATGGCTGCATAATAGAGGGCTTTGTCTCCAGCAGTCTTCCGATTCAACTTCAGCTGAGAATCCAGCTCTTCCACAGCATCTCGATCTTGAAAGAGTGGAAATAAGTTGTTTTACCACCACAAACCCATAGTAGCTGCGTCCCGCCTTGAAGTATGGAAAAATATTCCAGCCATTTGACTGTTGGTCTAAAATTATGCCCTGTTTACATTTACTCAATTATCAAAGTCATGGCCTACAATGTATTGAGAAGCTGTAGTCTGTATGGCACATTAACTTCCTAATATTACAGGAAAATGTATGACAGTGTAGTGTCTAgggctattttatttttctgactgaatgTAGACTACTACTGTAGTTAGATGCCAACTCACCAACAGTTTcacactgtctgtgtgcatagATAAGAGCCATGATAGAGCACAACGAGACATCTGATTTGTCCCTTACTTGCTCCAGCTCTCTCATAGCCTCTTGAACACGACCTACAATGGACCAATCAGAGAGTCATTCCAGTCTTCATATCTGCACTGATGATTGAAAAATTGCTTCTAGCAAAATCTTGTCAGATTCCAACTAGGTCATCACTGTAGTCACATTTTGAAGCATGCAATAGTCTACAATACAACATAGTTTGCAATATATATTGTGCAATTTATAGAAGGACACTGCGTGGAACTGTTAATGCGTAGTTATTTGCAAAGATaacattatgaaaaaaatagCTAGGTATTATATTGGCTAGTCTTGATGTAGCCTAGATGTTACCTTCCATCAAAATTCCATGGGctttgaaaaacagcagaacaggATCAgcattgtacatttttaaatgctccACAGTGGTCAGTATGGTTTGATGGTAGTATTTCTCTGTGAAATAGTACGCAATTGAAGCCTGAAATGATACAAAAAAAATTGTtaattataaattaattatataattaaaaaatgctAACCCTTCGCTATTCTTACTTTAAAACATTCTTATTCATACAGCATATAAAGTTAGATTAACTAGTTAGATTAACGCCAAGCAGCAAGCAAGATGCATCTAGTAACTACTgcaagtaacgttagctaacttatCTAACATTGGAAACTTGGTTAacgttatattttaaaaagtcagaACTTGCTCCGTTTATATTGAACTTACTAAACTGGAGGAATCACGTTCTGTCATGTTCCGTTTTATTGTATATTTGAACCGACTGTTCTGACACGTTAATAATGGCTCGAAATAATATTGCAATTAGACAGCTACCACGCTAAATTTACAGTTTCTGTGATTCACTGTCTCTAAGTTTGGCGTCTCTGGTTGCTACACAACCTCTGGGCAGGGTAGCGCAAGGATTATTAATCAAACACAGTAAACCCCAAACACCAACCTTCTTCATTCCCATCGTCTAGGAGTCTAGTTTCGTTTTTACATTAATAAACTAGCTAAACATATTATCCTGCTAAGTTTTTAATTAGCTTCCACTGCTGATTGTAAAAGTAGCGAGGCTACATGTATGTCTTACAAGCTCGTAACCAAAAGAGTGAATTTCACCACTCTGTCGCCATCGGTGCATTTGGTATTTGTTACTCTAGCCTTATCTTCCTGCAAAAGtaaatagctaacgttagctagctaaatgtatCTTGCTAGCTGATTTGCTGTCAAGCAAGGTACATGGCTTCATGAATTCTCCTTTCATTATTCTTTACTGTAGCTGTCCATATTTAAAATAGTTTGCATTAAATAGTAAAAAAGAATAACGAATACGAAATGGGGTTATCTCAGAGCTCGGATGCTCCAGAAGGAGGGACGGATGGTTACCATGTTCATGGGGTAAGATTATCTTTGGGTTTTCAACTTtttagctacctagctagctatacTCCTAGGTAAGTTAGCTCGCCAAATAGCCGGCTTGCTGATGTGGCAGTTGTTTGACAGGTGGCTGGTATCCGATGTCGACGTATGAAATGTAAATAGTCTACTTAATTTTAGGATCATGAAATAGCTAGCCAAGACAAGTTGAATACATTAATATCGTAAATGTGCCTGCGTTAGTGGCATGGGTGACAAACTGTTCAATGATGACAAACGATAGCTTGCTAGTAGTGACGCGTTTGCCGCGAGCTGTCAAGCTAACGACTTCATTGAAAAGGCTGTGTAATACCGACATAGCTAGCTACAACAATCAATAGCTTATCATTAGCAAGCTAATGACAACctggtttcaccagctcaagctatgttttcatacagatggtagctggtcatttcaagctgatctagctggattttacactagggtaaattacattacattatattacattacattaatggcatttggcagacgctcttatccagagcgacgtacaacaaagtgcatacccataaccagggtaAACAGTCTTAACAGCTGTAAATGTAACCTTTTTTATTGGTAAACTTGGTTTTGATTTGAATTTCTCACAAGTATTTACTGATAGGTTCAAGAAAACTCACCCGCAGAGAAGGCTGGTCTGGAACCATTTTTTGATTTCATAATATCAATTGGAAATACAAGACTGGTAAGTAACATCATTGCAATGTAACCTGTGCTTTAGTGTCTAtgttaggtttttttatttgttaaattactttaattaAAGTAAATGTACAATCTTTAAATTGTACAAGAATGGTTAAAATGACtcagtaaatatattgaatGGACGTGAATGAGATGGAAGACCTAATTGAACCTGTCATGAATAATGGATTTGGAAAATTGTAAATATGGTGCCAATGTCAATTTCAGAAACAATTTCAAAAGTGGAAAGACAATTGACAATgaaagtaattattattatgcaatAGAGCATTGATTAAAGTAACTCTTCTCTTCCCAAAGAACAAGGAGAATGACATGCTGAAGGACCTGCTCAAAGCCAACGTGGAAAAACCAGTGAAGCTGGAGGTATACAGCATCAAAGCCATGAGGATCCGGGAGCTGGAGGTGGTCCCCAGTAATATGTGGGGTGGACAGGGCCTACTGGGGGCCAGTGTCAGGTtttgcagttttaaaggtgCCAACGAAAATGTTTGGCATGTTCTGGTGAGTCAGTCCAGAAAGTTATATAATAATCTTCATTGACTCACATGAATACGATCTATTGTTagcttttttgtgtgtattcaaGAGGCTTGATTTAGTAACTGTGTTAAAAAAATCCCCCTCAAATAGAAAACTAAGTTAACATTGATATACAAATAAACGTTTTATCAGGaactctgagctgtgtggtcACAAGCTAGAGCTCACCATCTCTGTAGGTTATTGTGCAACTAACAAGGGGTGAGGTTACCTGACATTTCCTTACTAGCTTCCTACCTCACGTGAGGAATGGAATTAGCTGCAGACAGATGTATTTTGagaataatatttatatattttgtactAGAAAGAATGCTTTAAACGCAGTAcaattcatttctttatttattgaaCTTTTTTTGGCAGGACGTGGAGCCTAGTTCCCCGGCTTCTCTAGCAGGGcttcaagcacacacagacttcATTGTTGGAGCTGACCAGGTTCTACAAGAAGTAAGACTTTAACCAGTCTTTGTTACACATGAAAAACCATTAGAACAGGCAATGCTGGTCACCCTTGCAAAGCCAGAGCAGTACTAAGTTGATCCTGcttttacaattatttaacTGTTGTTATTGTACTAGTTTTTAAACTTGCAGGAAGGCTGCATTACCCTGGTCATTCTTGCTGTAGAGGATATGCATCTTGTTCTACTTCACATATTATTGAGCAATTATTATCTTAATGGAGACTATCTCACATGTTTAGTGGACAACCCAGATCTGGCCCATACTTCCTGACCATATAAGGGTCTGGGTTGTCCACAGTTGTCCACAGTTATACCACAGTTATTTTGCATCAGTTTTATTCCAAACTAACATTCAGTGTGATTTTGTCCACTTGGTCATTGTATCTGCAGTCTGAAGACTTCTTCTCTCTGATCGAGTCCCACGAGGGAAAGCCTCTGAAGCTACTGGCATACAATACTGAGACAGACCTGTGTAGAGAAGTAGTGGTCACACCCAACGGAgcctgggggggagagggaaggtAAGAAGATGGGTGCCTATTACAGCCCAACCAAAAGTTCAGGTCTCTCAGCACTGCATTTTTGAGTCCCACGTCACACAGATAATGTAGTATTTAACTTCTGGGATAGATACAAAAGAGTGTTGTTTCCCAGAGACAGCTTATGGACTCTAGCTCTGTTTTCTACTGAGAGCCAATGGTGATCTTTGGAATGTGCAAACTGTACACtgacttcagaaagtattcaggcCCTTAGTCAGTGGTGTACTGagtgcagaagaaaaaaaaggctctTAATTTTGAGTATCTCAAGGATTTTTGCTCTAAATCCCCACATCACCTGATACATCAATAGTGAAAGACAATTGAAAATGTCCTGTTTTCAGCTTAGGTTGTGGCATTGGGTATGGCTACTTGCATAGAATCCCAACCCACTCAGCATCCCTGAAGACAAGTGACATCACACCCCCTTCTGTTCAGTCTGAGGAAAAAGACATGCCAGAGATCCCAACTAATGGCTATACTGAGGtacctttttgtttctttgtactATATTCTTAATCTGCTTGTTCATGTAGATTAATACAGTGTCAAGATGCTGTTATTGTGAATCACTTTTGACACTTGACTAAGTAGCCATTATGCAAAGTTAAATACTGACTGCCTGAATCTTTTGAGAAAAGATGTGGTAGGTTAGGAACCAGAAACTGCTTCAGACTGAGTTGTTTAATTCTATTGTTCTTAAATTCATTCCTGGGCACAATGTTGAGACcatagaattataaggttctaactgacatttttgacgaAAATAAGTTggtttcataaatatgttgtttataggacactaaatatatgtgcaaagttacacaaaaatattgtttaaaagtatgaagaaATCTTACAGgtttgtatctgcttggagcccattcactttggaatttTTTGAAGCTTAATATGTaaaaaccactcagaatgcagatagaaccttataattccaaggtcaaaaGTTAGGTTGGACCTGATTTGTATTCCCCAAACTCCAGGTGTCACTGGCAGCTCCAGGTCAggtagagaggggggaggaagcGCTGGGCCAGGAGACACCGGCCTTCCCTCAGCCCTTTGAGGACACCCCACTGCCTCCCCCCATCCAGAGAGTCATGGATCCCGGTGAGTTTTTCAACAGAATCctttaattatcattattagtgGCGTGGCATTAGGGGTCCAAGCGCAGCATATGTTAGATGCCCattgtttttgttccatttcTTACTTTCCCAAATAAATTGACTGTATATTGAAAAACATTCTCATTAGTTCTGTTTCATTTCATGAATGAAGCAATGTTCACATAAATGCAAACCTTAGGTATCAAGGCTCTGCCTTTCATCAATCCCGGTTGTAAGGCAGCTGAAACTACAGGGAGTGACTACAAACCCCCCCTAATCCAGGAAGTCTTGAAAAAGAGACAACAGTGGTGGAtgttggggtggtggtgggagtgcAAAACACTTTCTGAAAGGCATGATTTCAGGAATAGGCAGGATAATTTAAGCAAATGTAGCAACAGCATTCAGTGAGTTACGGCAGCATAGGAGCAACAGCATGCTAGAACAAGCAGTGCATTAGattgagccaggcagcagggcagcttttgCATAATTTGAGTAATGCAGCAACAGTACACACTGCGtggcagagcagcagcagaatgagcaATGGCGTGAACTGGTACGGTTGGTGGTTGGCCCACTCTATAGACTCAAGCATCATGTGAAGCCTCTAGCTcagtggtttaggtacatgactgggacccgaaggtcggtggttcgatccccggcgtagccacaataagatcctcacagctgttgggcccttgagcaaggcccttaaccctgcattgctccaggggaggattgtctcctgcttagtctaatcaactgtacgtcgctctggataagagcgtctggcaaatgtcattaatgtaatgtaatgtaacgtgagTGGACAGAGCTTCTCGAATAGTCTGCCCAAACTGCCTCCACATcatttgttcactgaaatgtgtaATTTCAAGACTATATGCCCGTAGCCATAAAACAGTGAGCATCAGTGACCACAGTGAATCATCATAGTTGTCAGACttttttctggttttctgtgattttcaacAATTTTGCCATGATTGCTCCAGTCACTTTTCTGTGACAAATACCCATAATCAAAAGACACTTAATTCACAACTCTTTTCTTGATGCTCATAACCTTCATAAATTCATGAATCATTTCTCTGATTTTGCCATTTCTCAGATCTCTCTGATGTTCTGGTCCCTGCCATCTCAGAAATGGGGGTAAGACAGGACTTACCCGTCTCCTCTATTGACTTTGCCAGCACCTCCCAGCTTGTCGATGACCCGGGGGCGTTCAGTTCTGAATATCACACTGGAATTGGTGAGTTGAGCACCCAAAAAACAAGGAATGTGTATGTAATAAGGCTGAATTTTGTAATATGTGTGCTAAGGTTAGCCAAAAGGCTATTTCAAAGGCAGCAAAATGTAATCccaaccatttatttttatactgtagTAGGAAAATGAAAGTTAAGTACATTGAGAGGGGGGATGAAGAAATACTAGATAAATTACATGAACTAACTCCCATTTTCTGAATCTTTAAGGAAAACATTCTGTTTTCCATGCTCTTAAATTACTCATGTTGTCTCCATGAATCAGACGAGATGGCAGAAGGTGAACTGCCACCTGCAGTCCCAGAAAACCTTTCGCAAGCGAGCGGTCAGGAATTTGCCGTTGAGCAGGCCATGGGATCTCCAGCCTCCCCATCCCTGGACTCCTCTCCCGCCGGAGACAGTGTCCGTCCAGATGTCACCGGGCCAGAGGTCGTCAGCTCACTCGTACAGCCTGTGGACCTTGTTCCGCCTGAGCCCGAGGCCCAGGAAGACGAAGCTAGTGAACAGACTGAGGCTTCAGACCCTAGTCCTGCAATAGAGACTTAACTGGCCTCAGCCAACTAACTTCAGCTTACTGATGTGCTTGCCCACTGGATCCGATGGAAAGTAGAAAACTGAACAGGTGAGAGCAAAGGGTAGGGTAATAGATGACTGTAGATGGTAGGTGGCAAACAGgatgtcattatagtgttctgcccTTTACCGTGATCCGTGAACGCAGCATTAGACTGAGTGTGCTCTTCTTTAACGAGTCCGCTATCCATTATTATATATTCAAAGCCATTAGCCATAAGTGGGCTTGCTGTGTATTTGGAGAATGAGAAGACATAATTTTATGCGCATAGGTGGTTAGGCAGTAACGTTTAGTTTATGAAGAACCGATTGTAGCGCATGACAAAAATCCTTACTTATTTGTGATGGGATTTACTTAGGTAACACAGAGATGAAAACGACACTGTAAAATATTACAATTAACTGACCGGGGGATATAAATTGACACCTCAAAATATATAACAAAATGATATGAATCTTAACACAATATTGTCAGATGTATTTTATACACAAGTTTGCATGTGATGTTTTACAATATTTAAAAGGACTATAGTAAAAGTAATTCTGTGTTATTCAGACAATTAGACAGATTTAGAAGATATAATTCAGAAGAAAAGATATGAGGATATACCATCAGATAGTGTATTGTAACATTACTTTAAGTTCTACACATTAGATTGACATCCAACACTCTCAAATTCAAGTAAATATAAAGAGGACAAAGTGAGAAATTCAATTCTGTTTACGAAATGATGTATAATGTGTGTTAGTGAACAGTGGAGACTTTTGCCTTATTCGGGAGCATGACACCCAATCGCTATAGCAGTTTTCCAATACGACACACGAGTAGAATGCTGTacctcacactcacaggccAAAGCTCAGCACATAATTAACATGAAATCAATAATGCAGGGAATTTGTTAGCTTCTGTTTGATACAAGAAGCCATCTATGTTTCTTTAGGTTCTTGATTTTGGAAGAGTTCTGATATTAATCAGAACCGTTTTTAGATGTTTTAATAACAGTCTGGCATTTTTGTGCACATCCTGCATATATGCTTATGCTCAAACATTATgtgtttaataatttatttttctaaaccAGTAATAATGATGAATGTTACAATTATTTGATTCTtcaattaaagaaaacaaaaatacactgGAAaggtaaaaatgaagaaaaaagggttAAAAACCTTTGCTTTATAATTTAAATCAATGGATGTCTATGCTGGATATTGCATATGTTaaagagaatgtttttgtatatgCCAAAACCATGGCAAagttgagagaaaaaagaaaaaaaaaggcgaATTATCCATCATCAGATTCCAAGGCCTTTTCCCCCTATGGGTGTCTACTACATCTTAGTTGttctaaatataaaaaagggCTGTATCATATCTTTGAAGTTGAATTGTGGGACATGCTTTAATGTTATTTGTTACATGTGAATGAACTTTTTGTGTACTGCATTGGTCTTGTAAAGGCCACTTTCATGTTAATACTTTCACAGTGTGCTTGATATGTTTGATAAGTAATTGTCTGCTGCTTTAAGTGAGTACAAAACCATTATGTTTATGGTCATTTATCAAGAGTTGTCTCTGTCTATGACTAATCAAGGAGAAATGAGAGGAAGAACACAAAGATGCAGTATACTATTTTAGCC
The sequence above is a segment of the Conger conger chromosome 4, fConCon1.1, whole genome shotgun sequence genome. Coding sequences within it:
- the gorasp1b gene encoding Golgi reassembly-stacking protein 1b isoform X2, whose translation is MLKDLLKANVEKPVKLEVYSIKAMRIRELEVVPSNMWGGQGLLGASVRFCSFKGANENVWHVLDVEPSSPASLAGLQAHTDFIVGADQVLQESEDFFSLIESHEGKPLKLLAYNTETDLCREVVVTPNGAWGGEGSLGCGIGYGYLHRIPTHSASLKTSDITPPSVQSEEKDMPEIPTNGYTEVSLAAPGQVERGEEALGQETPAFPQPFEDTPLPPPIQRVMDPDLSDVLVPAISEMGVRQDLPVSSIDFASTSQLVDDPGAFSSEYHTGIDEMAEGELPPAVPENLSQASGQEFAVEQAMGSPASPSLDSSPAGDSVRPDVTGPEVVSSLVQPVDLVPPEPEAQEDEASEQTEASDPSPAIET
- the gorasp1b gene encoding Golgi reassembly-stacking protein 1b isoform X1; protein product: MGLSQSSDAPEGGTDGYHVHGVQENSPAEKAGLEPFFDFIISIGNTRLNKENDMLKDLLKANVEKPVKLEVYSIKAMRIRELEVVPSNMWGGQGLLGASVRFCSFKGANENVWHVLDVEPSSPASLAGLQAHTDFIVGADQVLQESEDFFSLIESHEGKPLKLLAYNTETDLCREVVVTPNGAWGGEGSLGCGIGYGYLHRIPTHSASLKTSDITPPSVQSEEKDMPEIPTNGYTEVSLAAPGQVERGEEALGQETPAFPQPFEDTPLPPPIQRVMDPDLSDVLVPAISEMGVRQDLPVSSIDFASTSQLVDDPGAFSSEYHTGIDEMAEGELPPAVPENLSQASGQEFAVEQAMGSPASPSLDSSPAGDSVRPDVTGPEVVSSLVQPVDLVPPEPEAQEDEASEQTEASDPSPAIET